CTTGCGGTTAGGGTTGGCAGAGGAGGGAGCGGCAGTGGCCTCCGTCACTCTACACGGAGAGCCGCCCCCACGGAGGATTTTGGGCGGGCAGTGAGCGGGATGTTTCAGCGGTACCTGGCCCCGGTCATCACACTCTGAACTCTCGGCGTCGGAGGGAGCTGCCGGCCCGGTGCTGCTCAACAAAGAATCGTAGGCCAGTTTCACCACCCTCACGGGTGCGTACGCCAGGAGCCTGCTGGGCTGAGCGGAGGCCAGGGCATACGGGCCGTTGGCTCTATGCACCGGAGAGTCCGGGGAGCGGGGAGGCGTGTAGGGAGCCACCTGATCGCTGGCCCAGTCCCGCCACGCTGGCGACCCTCCGTCTGCAGGAGGAGCGGCTGAGATTTCGGCCTGGACTTTCACACCCCTCCGCACCCCCCGCGGGAGGTCCTCGGAGGGCATCGGCCCATCTTCGATGAGGCTATCCAGGAGGTAGACGTCCATCCTCTCGCCCATCCAGTCCATCTCAGAGATGCCTGCAAAATTAAACGCAAGTTCTCTCTACCCTGGTACCCTCTACTAACCCACCCACCCTGCAAGATCTCAAAAAACATCTCAGAAGTTCACACCCTCATTCAGTTTACAATGGAATACATCCTCACCTAAGGCAGATATTTAAATGAAACCCTTAGGTGCCTACTGGGAAGCACTGTTAGAGGAGTTGGGCCAGTTGCCGCAGGAGTATAAAAGTAATGAGGCGCCTGTATTGAAATACCATGAATGAGAACAGGTGGTGGATGCAACATGgtaacctggaaaagtgaagtATAGAGACCAGTAGCCAAGACCTACTTTGTGAGCCAGACTGGAGGAGACTGTGAGAAGCTGACGCTGCCCCCCCCTCTGGCTCGCAGTGTCCACCGGGACCAGTCAGGGCACCCAGCAGCATCTCGGGCTCAGCGGTCAGTGAAACAAGTTCTGGATACAGGCTCTCTGGCCACAGCGTCTCTGTCCACTCCATGGGCGCGGGTCAGGGCGGCGAAGGCTCCGGCTGGGACTGACCCACGGGGGTAAGAGGTCTTCTCCGGCAAGGCACGAGTCACAAGGTGGGCGGAGGTGCCATCGTGAAGCCTGCGGAACACAGCgggacatgcacacagacaagaCAGGAGACCGGAGAGGACCGGCCTCCGTCAGGAAATGCTGAGCAGCTGTACAGAATAGGCTGTCACTATCAGGAGGTTTAGATGTGTTGTAATATGATTAATTATTCACTAAATTCAGtccaaaactaaaattaaaggaCTCTAGAATTGAAATGTAGTCTTAAATCTAAAGTAAAGGAGGTTTTAGCTTAGTTTTTAATACAGCTCATCCAAAGAGGCCAGCAAAGGAAATGTGCTAAAGCTGCGTTGCAATGTGCTGTGCAATCATTACCCTGCCGGCGCcggcacccccaccccccccacagcATGCCTGTCTTTTTCCTGCACTCATGGCAAGGAAACATCAGTAACATACAATGAAAATCTAATTCCGTTTAGAGAAAAATCTATTCTtgaaaaatctctctctctcacacacacacacacacacacaccacccttCTGCAGCTTCTTTAAATACATATCTTTTGATAAATGCCTCTATATGTACAATACTAAACTTTCACTTCCCTCACACAACATGCCCACAAAATCTCCCAGCAGTGGAGATTCCCCGCGCAGGATTCCCAGGATACTCACTCCATGttggggtgtgggtgctggacGGTCTAGGCGAGGGAGTCCATGGCAGAGTGCAGCCGCCGTGCCCGACCCAAGGACACTGACAGCGCGCTCCAGCCGACTCGGCACACTCTCCCAGCCCTGCGGCGGATTGGCCAGCAGACCACCAATCACAGAACCGCAGCCCACTGCCTCTGCCAATCAGAGGAGCCTCAAACTGCAGCACGGGGATGTGATTGGGCTCAGATTACAGGATCTGTAAGCAATCCACAGCAGGATTGTTTTTCTCCCCCTTTTATGCTTTCCAGCCACTTCCCACTTAACTCATTAAACCGGAGACTACAAAACTAAAGATTGACAGATTGCACCAAAGAACAGCAACATGATGCAATTTAAGGCAATTCTGGGCCATCCAGGCTGGTGTTTTCTGCATCACAGGCTGTACAAACTGGAAACAAAGGGATGAAGAAGATTGGAGTGGTTTATATCCCTGTTAAGCAATGAGCtgttagtttttaattattggactagtttaatttaatctgtAATGTTGTGAACCGAGTAGTTTGAAGCaagaaacttaaaataaacactCACACACGTTTAAGAtcaaaaattattttaattcccataatgataataaaaataattccatGAATTCTGTAAACCATTGCATAAATGCTATAGTGTAAAAATTTTAACAAGTGTTAACAATTTTAAACCATACACTACAAGTAAATGATTATGCATTATAAATAATGCCTTCtactttttaagaaaaaaagccATTCCGGTCTTCAATCTCTTCTATAGACACTCAGCTACACCATGTAAAGGCTTCCATAAATTAAACATATGAAAAATCCCATAATATGCAATTAAGGTCTTATGTTGACAACACGTACACAAAATTAATATACTGACAGTAATATTTCTAGGAATATTTAAACACTAATTAGGATATGAGCTattctatatatcaatacataacaaaatAAGGGATATGTTTCAATCTCTATAATAAAAGGTCTACCCCAATTCAATAATGCAAGTAAATCTATGAAATGCAGCTTAAAGTCTGTAAGAACTTAACACCTTTCTTTATTCTACAGTTATTACTGTAAAACCCTgagaaaataaactgaattctttttccccctcttcatATCGTTAGGCTGATAAATACGCAAACTTGAAAAGCTGCATTCACATTAAATTCTTATTTCATACTTTTGAGTTTGTATTTTATAGCCATTTCACAAAACTAATGCTAcatctaaataatttaaacgTTCTGCTTTTCAGAGTGGGCTATATTCAATTTGTGAATGGTACATTCAAGGTTGGGTTTAAATATAGAAAAAActagaatgtaaaaaaaaaacatcagaaaaAACTAATTATAGGGAACAGTGGTTCCAGTAATTTTAACAtcatttaacatttttgttatcCTTTAAGAAGAGAATTCATATTTAATGCTTTGATAAACTTTATATTCTAAAATTCTTGGAAATTCTAGTCAAAACAGAGCTTTAGGTTTCCATACAGGATTGCATAAAAGTCCTCAAATTTAGTAACAATAataccaacaaaaaaacaaaaaaaattcatGTGAATGCAAGATCATTCACACCCAAGACTTTATACTTTTCAAATACAGTTCATTTAAAAGCTGCAAACAGTGAGATCTCCATCGGGTGTGTTTCTCTAGTGACAGTTGCCTGCTTTATAGATCTGAAGTTCTCTCGGGGGGTTTGCATGCATAAAActgaagaaatacaaataaataagccCTGGAGtaagtgctgtgctgtaatccTAGGGTGGCAGATGTAGGCAGGACGGGGCACGGTGGGACACAGAGGCATTGTGGGAACGGTTCGGGGAATAAGTGGTTCGCACTGACTCAGCATAAGCACCTAGTTACGATACTGGCCAGGATACCACAGTGAACACCAATACAGTCCAATACCAGCTCAACCAGAGGGGCATCACAGGAGACTGGGTTTCCTGTGACACCAGCTTTGATCTCCGGCAAGAATCGCTTAATACCATTCCAGGCCCAGACCACAACGACCGACCTCGGCACCGTTCTCCAGCTCCACCCATGGTAGAGCTTAACTACAGTGGACTGCCACGCTCAACAGTTCATAGTCGTGTAAGGTGTGCAGGACCACCGAGCTAGCCTCCCCCGGGGTAAGTAAAGGCAGGAGGGGAGTTGTAAGTCCTAAGACCCCCAACAGAAACCGCTGGGCTGCCTTGTCGCATGAGGCACTGAGAAAACACGCTGAATCACTAGCAGCCCTTATGAAAGGGGTTGGGGGGAAAAACACAGTTGGCACATGATACGGGTGCATCTGTGCCTGGATGAGGGGACAAGCCACCGTCCACCACCAACATCTACAGTGCTGTCCAGGTCACCTCTGGCCAGGCCACAGCAGCACAAACGTGGCATCTTCATACCGAAGGCAAGCCCTCAAGACGATGTAGAGGTACAGtgcaaaagcaaaagaaaaaccaGACATTTCCTGATCACACCTGATCTTGAAATGAAAGAATCAAACAGACCTTTCGGTTGAAACTGCAGTTTCTTTCGGAATCGTGAGAATGAACTCCCTTAATTTTTTAACCAAGAAATATGAATGACGTGAATGACTCAAGGGAAACAGACTTTTCTGGCTCCACTGTAAAGCATCTCTGCTCTCGCACAGCCCCTTCACTGGCATCTCTTGCCCGTATCCTGCAAGAGACTGGAACCAAACGTTGAATGTTTCCtgagaaaagaacaaaaacttTGCCACGAAACACCAAGCAAGCTACCAGCAAGCAAACTGAAAGGCTAGGAGCTGGAGCGCTCTCTTTAGCAAGGAGAAGCTAGAGGGAACAGTCACCCAGGGAGAgctcccctctcctcctccacaGACATCAGACAAGGTTATGAATCGTAGACCCGTCTTCACTTGTTTTTACTACCCTTGCCACTGGTCCGAGGGTTTCCTCCCCAGGGACCACCCTGCCCCCACAGCTGCAGTGTGAAAATCCGGTTCATTCATGTTCGCCCTGCGCCCTTTCAACACAAACGGGAGATCCAAACCGCGTCTGAGCGGCAACGTTTACGCAGGTCTATCCGGGAGCGCGCGGTGTCGTTCAGGACACGGGGCTTTTTTGTTTGAGGTGGAAACTGCAGCTGCCTCTGTTGCTGCGACTCCGGCCCACCTGCATTGCCCAGAGAAGGGTCGGTCTAAATCTCTTCCCAGATCATAACTGGTCAAAGGAGCCACTCTAGTGGCATTTCTGAAAATACAGCCACAAAGATACAAGCACcattttgggggggggagaacaaataaaataaaaatacatgaataactCAAATGGATTGGTAACATTTCTTGCTAGTTTATGTACTTCTGGTTGtagaattaaatataaaatctatatattGTGAATGGCGATCATAATAAACCAGTCAAGTGAAAACTAAAGAAAGCACCTTACAGTCCAAATATATTTACTCCCGACTGCAAATAGTAGTGCACAACCATTAATATGCAATATAGATTAAGAGGCTTACAAATAAGTGAGTttagcacaaaataaaaactgtactaTTCTGTTTTACCAAGTACTGATCCGTATGGCCACTTAAGAATTTCAACACAAAATTCATTAATTTCTCCAACATTTCTTCACAATTAACTGCTGCCAGTTTAAACTGCCATGTatttttgtgttgcttttttcCCCAACTTGTGCATTAAATAATTACACacacgagaaaaaaaaagaaaaaaaacaaaacagagcatTATTGTTATACATGTTCtgatacacaatacacaattgAACATGACATTAAGTTTGGTCATTTCTCAAAAATCATGTTCTAGCCATTTCTTGCTTAGaatgttacaataataataattaaaagaaaagaacaatCA
This sequence is a window from Amia ocellicauda isolate fAmiCal2 chromosome 17, fAmiCal2.hap1, whole genome shotgun sequence. Protein-coding genes within it:
- the LOC136713187 gene encoding cyclic AMP-dependent transcription factor ATF-5, translated to MEWTETLWPESLYPELVSLTAEPEMLLGALTGPGGHCEPEGGAASASHSLLQSGSQSISEMDWMGERMDVYLLDSLIEDGPMPSEDLPRGVRRGVKVQAEISAAPPADGGSPAWRDWASDQVAPYTPPRSPDSPVHRANGPYALASAQPSRLLAYAPVRVVKLAYDSLLSSTGPAAPSDAESSECDDRGQVPLKHPAHCPPKILRGGGSPCRVTEATAAPSSANPNRKHKKKEQNKTAATRYRQKQRTKRAVLEGELGELLCRNKALRERLASLAAETRCLRGLLTEIRSAGADQGGTGSCDSAVERKTGDN